From a single Leptospira levettii genomic region:
- a CDS encoding succinate CoA transferase — translation MTVTNSLIEEKLKTAEEIAQLLPNQVTLGCSGFTPAGYPKLIPVAFAKRIEEEKKFGKSFSINLYAGASTGEELDGVLAKTGALKLRIPYQSNSHLRNLINQGETDFIDMHLSHVVKYIEHGILPKIDVAIVEAIDVTTDGKIYLSTSSGMSATYLKNAESIYIELTDTHPLELKSYHDIYLPSHHMKGGPIPIINPSDRVGEPFVQVPPEKIRGIVRSSKPDAATVFKSPDVDCQNIASHVLEFIQHEIKMGRIPKEYLPFQNGVGNIANAVLASMAKDPKFHAIQMYTEVVQDSVFDLIDAGKLEIASTSALTFSELGLKRFHENISAWKSKFVIRPQEISNHPEVIRRMGLIAMNTAIEIDIYGNVNSTHVMGTSMMNGIGGSGDFTRNSHLSIFMTPSLAKDGNISAIVPMVSHTDHNEHSTMIFVTENGLADLRGCPPKKRAELIIEKCAHPIYRDKLRAYYENALKVSKGKHTPHDLENALSWHVQFLKTGSMK, via the coding sequence ATGACTGTAACCAATTCATTGATTGAAGAAAAACTAAAAACTGCAGAAGAAATCGCCCAATTATTGCCAAATCAAGTCACTTTGGGTTGTTCTGGATTTACTCCAGCAGGTTACCCTAAACTCATCCCTGTCGCCTTTGCAAAACGTATCGAAGAAGAAAAAAAATTTGGAAAGTCATTTTCTATCAATTTGTATGCAGGAGCTTCCACTGGGGAAGAGCTAGATGGAGTTTTGGCAAAAACTGGTGCTTTAAAATTACGAATCCCATACCAATCCAATTCACATCTACGTAATTTAATCAACCAAGGGGAAACTGATTTTATAGACATGCACCTTTCTCATGTCGTGAAATACATTGAACATGGAATCTTACCAAAAATTGATGTTGCAATCGTGGAAGCCATAGATGTGACAACTGATGGAAAAATTTATTTATCCACATCTTCTGGGATGAGTGCGACTTATTTAAAAAATGCGGAATCAATCTATATTGAACTCACTGATACTCATCCTCTCGAACTAAAATCTTATCACGATATTTATCTACCAAGTCACCATATGAAAGGTGGACCTATTCCTATTATCAATCCTAGTGATCGAGTGGGTGAACCATTTGTCCAAGTCCCACCTGAAAAAATCAGAGGCATCGTTCGTTCTAGTAAACCTGATGCAGCTACAGTATTCAAATCACCTGATGTCGACTGTCAAAATATTGCTTCTCATGTTTTGGAATTCATTCAACACGAAATCAAAATGGGAAGGATCCCTAAAGAATATCTGCCTTTCCAAAATGGAGTTGGGAATATTGCTAATGCCGTACTTGCGAGTATGGCAAAAGATCCAAAATTCCATGCAATCCAAATGTATACGGAAGTGGTCCAAGATTCGGTATTTGATTTGATTGATGCGGGAAAATTAGAAATTGCATCTACTTCTGCACTCACCTTTTCAGAGTTAGGTTTAAAGAGATTCCATGAAAATATTTCAGCATGGAAATCCAAATTTGTCATACGGCCACAAGAAATTTCGAATCATCCAGAAGTGATTCGTCGTATGGGACTCATTGCTATGAACACTGCGATCGAAATTGATATTTATGGGAATGTAAATTCAACACATGTGATGGGTACATCTATGATGAATGGAATCGGTGGGTCAGGGGACTTTACTAGAAATTCGCATTTAAGTATTTTTATGACACCTTCACTTGCAAAAGATGGGAACATTTCTGCGATTGTACCAATGGTCTCTCATACAGATCATAACGAACATTCAACAATGATTTTTGTAACTGAAAATGGATTGGCAGACTTGCGAGGATGTCCTCCTAAAAAACGTGCGGAACTCATCATTGAAAAATGTGCTCATCCTATTTATCGAGATAAATTGAGAGCGTATTATGAAAATGCACTCAAAGTTTCGAAAGGCAAACACACTCCGCATGATTTAGAAAACGCTTTATCATGGCATGTTCAATTTTTAAAAACCGGAAGTATGAAGTGA
- a CDS encoding zinc ribbon domain-containing protein, with protein MDFLLYFYSVLFGIILIAPFLVFYYRFQVDESPFGKEMDSQLRAIYEKKNNLLDSLKDIRSDFDSGKLTEEEFQTQSIPYIEELETVESTLIEKSKNLVTLEQPKIHKDWTCSNCGSFVSVPNAKFCPNCGTSRLA; from the coding sequence ATGGATTTTCTCTTATATTTCTATTCGGTGTTATTTGGAATCATTCTGATTGCTCCCTTTTTGGTATTCTATTATCGATTCCAGGTTGATGAGTCTCCCTTTGGCAAAGAAATGGATTCACAGTTGAGAGCAATTTATGAGAAAAAAAATAACTTATTAGATTCGTTAAAAGACATCCGATCCGATTTTGATTCTGGTAAATTAACTGAGGAAGAATTCCAAACTCAATCCATCCCTTATATTGAAGAATTAGAAACAGTAGAATCTACTTTAATAGAAAAGAGTAAAAATTTGGTAACGTTAGAACAACCAAAAATTCACAAAGATTGGACTTGTTCCAACTGTGGATCTTTTGTTTCTGTTCCGAATGCAAAATTTTGTCCCAATTGTGGGACAAGTCGATTGGCTTAA
- a CDS encoding ABC transporter ATP-binding protein, whose amino-acid sequence MKIYRKLWPYLAKYKYRLSLGVFLSIFVSIFNGASLTSLIPIFDSLGSGENYKFQIALTKKDQSLLGEYKNPDRLQGLTYWEWQFANLKEKTNAELAEKKPDDLVYLFCLIILPIYFLKLLCLAGTIYFVNSAGLLAVKDLRQALYQKLQVLPLNEFYREKTGVLMSRVINDVDIVGKVVSNDLKDAINDFFYIITHLIILLVLSWKLFFLLFIVIPLIVGPVSTFADRIRRTTKNQQEQLSELNGDLQEVISGIRVIRAFSMEDKEAERFFKVNQNLSDKTFKTHFYHQIGPALTELSGSVVTMVFLGIGAYLLEDASFSKGMFIAFFLTLIFLMRPLKQMSILVNLVQASVIASDRVFEILGREVDIKEPISPKPLGSLSHAITYKNVTYLYPNTDLYALKNINLTLPKGGTIAIVGSSGAGKSTLVDLLPRLIDPTEGGIYWDDVNAKDLSLDNLRKRIGVVSQNIFLFNGSIRENIAYGKPEATEEEIRRAAEDAFASEFIESFEEGYDTIVGERGVMLSGGQRQRISIARTLLANPEVLILDEATSALDTESERLIQQAFVRLYENKTVIIIAHRLSTVKIADTIYYLENGEIVESGSHTELLQNPNSKYKRLYDMQFSNSN is encoded by the coding sequence GTGAAGATTTACCGAAAACTATGGCCATATTTGGCAAAATACAAATACAGACTCAGCCTTGGAGTTTTTCTGTCTATATTTGTTTCTATTTTTAACGGGGCTTCTCTCACATCACTCATCCCAATCTTTGATTCCTTAGGTTCAGGTGAAAATTATAAATTCCAAATTGCTCTTACAAAAAAAGACCAATCACTTTTAGGTGAATACAAAAATCCAGATCGATTACAAGGACTAACGTATTGGGAGTGGCAGTTTGCAAATTTGAAAGAAAAAACAAATGCCGAACTTGCAGAGAAAAAACCTGATGATTTGGTTTATCTCTTTTGTCTGATTATCCTACCTATCTACTTTTTAAAATTATTATGCCTTGCAGGAACTATTTACTTTGTGAATTCAGCAGGATTACTTGCTGTCAAAGACCTAAGACAAGCACTTTACCAAAAACTGCAAGTTTTACCTCTCAATGAATTTTACAGAGAAAAAACGGGAGTACTGATGAGTCGTGTGATCAACGATGTTGACATTGTTGGCAAAGTTGTATCAAACGATCTAAAAGATGCAATTAACGATTTTTTTTATATCATCACACATTTGATCATCTTGCTTGTGTTAAGTTGGAAATTGTTTTTTTTACTTTTTATTGTGATCCCTCTGATTGTAGGACCTGTTAGTACCTTTGCCGATCGAATTCGAAGGACAACCAAAAACCAACAGGAACAATTATCGGAACTAAATGGTGACTTACAAGAAGTGATTTCGGGAATACGGGTGATTCGTGCTTTTTCAATGGAAGATAAAGAAGCCGAAAGATTTTTTAAAGTAAATCAAAACTTATCAGACAAAACATTTAAAACTCATTTTTACCATCAAATCGGTCCCGCTTTAACTGAGTTATCTGGCTCTGTTGTAACAATGGTATTTTTAGGGATTGGAGCTTATTTATTAGAAGATGCAAGTTTTTCCAAAGGTATGTTCATTGCATTTTTTCTAACTTTGATTTTTCTAATGCGCCCACTCAAACAGATGAGTATTTTAGTAAACTTGGTCCAAGCATCAGTGATTGCAAGCGATCGAGTTTTTGAAATTTTAGGACGAGAGGTTGACATCAAAGAACCAATTTCTCCAAAACCATTGGGTAGTTTGAGTCATGCCATTACTTATAAAAACGTTACATATCTTTATCCAAATACAGATTTATACGCCTTAAAAAATATCAATCTGACATTACCAAAAGGAGGAACGATTGCGATTGTTGGTTCCTCTGGAGCAGGAAAATCCACACTAGTCGATTTATTACCAAGGTTGATTGATCCCACTGAAGGTGGTATCTATTGGGATGATGTAAATGCCAAAGATTTAAGTTTAGATAATTTACGAAAAAGAATCGGTGTTGTTTCGCAAAATATATTTTTATTCAATGGTTCCATTCGTGAAAACATTGCTTATGGAAAACCTGAAGCGACGGAAGAAGAAATCAGAAGAGCTGCAGAGGATGCATTTGCTTCTGAATTCATAGAATCTTTTGAAGAAGGATATGATACAATCGTTGGTGAAAGGGGTGTTATGTTATCTGGCGGTCAAAGGCAAAGGATATCAATTGCACGAACCCTTCTTGCAAATCCAGAAGTATTGATTTTAGATGAAGCCACGTCCGCATTGGATACGGAATCAGAGAGATTAATCCAACAAGCATTTGTTCGGTTGTATGAAAACAAAACTGTGATTATCATTGCTCACCGTTTATCCACAGTAAAAATTGCTGATACAATTTATTATTTAGAAAATGGTGAAATTGTAGAGAGTGGTAGCCACACAGAACTTTTGCAAAATCCAAATTCAAAATACAAACGATTGTATGACATGCAATTCTCTAACTCAAATTAG
- a CDS encoding ABC transporter substrate-binding protein — MRTLSLVFFLLSLTFCGKDKQEFAIQIALPSDPAQLDPLFCTDLTCQKLARFLHQGLFQLEKNTYISPWIQNSEKRESPTEEILVVQLRNTAPPIGDIHFSFTRLIQESYPRKEDYRFLKSVQLLSPSALEFRFQKGTSESEWKEKFSLPFASIIGKKEWEQNTLKTYGDYKLIEWKKNEYINMVSQNKESKNLPESIRFLILPQSTTSLFLYRKSKLDAFKLSDFLLSIPEATSQFTLTKKGRSVQYVTINQTNPCFDIHFRTALNLSIPREMIIKKLLENHADLTYGPIPIPYLEKLNLHLNENDITYNKEKAISELKLSKCYPHILTKEIDFRMRGDDENQTKGRAIRQALAEIGLNIKLRPMEKAPMYKENGEGKGDLTLLTWYSDYDSVWNFLDPVFHPDKIGNGGNRSFYQNQIIGSILNKPNRNLTDAKHVIEIVTKEKPWIFLWSIQENYLVSKDFLRYNELADYL, encoded by the coding sequence ATGAGAACCTTATCCCTCGTTTTCTTTCTCTTGTCCCTCACTTTTTGTGGAAAAGACAAACAGGAGTTTGCGATCCAAATCGCCTTACCTTCGGATCCGGCCCAATTGGACCCATTGTTTTGTACGGACTTAACATGCCAAAAATTAGCTAGGTTCTTACACCAGGGACTTTTTCAGTTAGAAAAAAATACGTATATTTCCCCTTGGATCCAAAATTCTGAGAAACGCGAGAGCCCAACTGAGGAAATCCTTGTGGTACAGTTACGAAATACGGCCCCTCCTATTGGAGACATCCACTTTAGTTTCACAAGGTTAATCCAAGAATCCTATCCACGAAAAGAGGATTACCGTTTTCTGAAATCGGTTCAACTCCTTTCCCCTTCTGCGTTAGAGTTTCGATTCCAAAAAGGGACTTCGGAATCGGAATGGAAAGAGAAGTTCAGTTTACCATTTGCATCCATCATTGGGAAAAAAGAATGGGAACAAAATACTTTAAAAACCTATGGCGATTACAAACTCATTGAATGGAAAAAAAATGAATATATCAATATGGTTTCGCAAAACAAGGAATCAAAAAACCTTCCTGAATCCATCCGGTTTCTCATTTTACCACAATCCACTACTTCGTTATTTTTATATCGCAAATCAAAACTTGATGCATTCAAACTTTCAGATTTTTTACTCTCTATCCCTGAAGCTACTTCCCAATTTACTCTGACAAAAAAGGGAAGATCCGTTCAGTATGTAACCATCAATCAAACGAATCCATGTTTTGACATTCATTTCCGCACAGCATTGAACTTAAGCATTCCAAGAGAAATGATCATCAAAAAATTATTGGAAAACCATGCAGACTTAACATATGGCCCAATCCCAATTCCCTATCTAGAAAAACTAAATCTTCATCTAAATGAAAACGATATCACTTATAACAAAGAGAAGGCTATCTCTGAACTCAAACTTTCAAAGTGTTATCCTCATATTTTAACAAAAGAAATTGATTTTCGTATGAGAGGGGATGATGAAAACCAGACAAAAGGCAGAGCCATTAGACAAGCTTTAGCTGAAATTGGATTAAATATCAAACTAAGACCAATGGAAAAGGCACCAATGTATAAGGAAAATGGAGAAGGTAAAGGTGACCTAACGCTACTTACTTGGTATTCAGATTATGATTCTGTTTGGAATTTTTTAGACCCCGTTTTTCATCCTGACAAAATTGGCAATGGAGGGAACCGGTCTTTTTACCAAAATCAAATCATTGGTTCGATTTTAAACAAACCAAATCGAAATCTAACGGATGCAAAACATGTTATCGAAATTGTCACAAAGGAAAAACCTTGGATCTTTTTATGGTCGATCCAAGAAAATTACCTAGTCTCTAAGGATTTTCTTCGTTATAACGAACTCGCCGATTATCTATAA
- a CDS encoding transglycosylase domain-containing protein: protein MNYKNNSFYLILEVLIGHLTDLLRFLWNKKNQVLTIGFLVGIFLSFFFLAGAYVVWSGEETRVHKSLEKYRSEVSNFYDSFQPKSVKILDRSGKVMGEFYRRNFRPIRTDNLRKHNVIVWAVLSSEDREFFSHSGINYTAILRAVVTNLVQFRLSQGGSTISQQLAKLTLNLGKRNLFNKLTELYCTFYIESQYSKEEILAMYLNQIFLGEGNTGVEEAARYYFRKPASELSPEEAALLVGIIPAPSVYNPVRNLGIALSRQKRVLYDMARNQELHPSQKDIPVKFSDSIEVNLKRFRTIYKVKESKDEDGNPKYSSEIGKYGADKDFRVNLAPDFNAEIRRFILEKFSNEDLEERGLLVYTTLDLEKQRFAEEALRIGVDSVRADLSKQELEYQSKGKADLAEVTRGILPQLSGSMISLDPETGDVEALVGGYKISNVFRFNRAEEAKRQPGSTIKALVYALAFEKRIVNPSSKIKDEKLDISGYSPKNWYKGYKGEITVRQALAQSVNTVSVKLLHEVGISYFIQKLSAILSIPEEEAEQRFQRNLSLALGSGELSPMELSTIYATLMNGGRRVTPRKIIKITDMDGNEFYNTIPNEAAEQILDPVACAMAINTLQSVLTEEGTMTLKRKEGEPFLYAGKTGTVQSPKLKSSKWKGIKGVRDVWFAGLTPRNVTVVWVGHDEGAPFPGSGSGVSGGIWYRYIQNVKSKLGMGNQLIPSFVGDFVKVDVCADDGTLIENNPEYVCKVPLYAQYYYIGDLPPKRIGFNKSEPQPNPLSQPNNLEDDDSEISTYNADGSKTQPAAVDSVELEPPLIDNRRVRYNEENP from the coding sequence ATGAACTATAAAAATAATTCCTTTTATTTGATTTTAGAAGTTTTGATTGGCCATCTAACAGACTTATTGCGATTCTTATGGAACAAAAAGAACCAAGTTTTGACAATTGGATTTCTGGTTGGGATTTTTCTTAGTTTTTTCTTTTTGGCAGGTGCATACGTCGTTTGGTCTGGAGAAGAAACAAGGGTACATAAATCATTAGAGAAATATAGATCAGAAGTATCCAATTTTTATGATAGTTTCCAACCTAAGTCTGTAAAAATCCTGGATCGAAGTGGAAAAGTGATGGGTGAATTTTATCGCCGTAATTTCCGCCCAATTCGAACTGATAATTTAAGAAAACATAATGTAATCGTATGGGCAGTACTTTCCTCAGAAGATAGAGAATTTTTTTCCCATTCCGGTATCAATTACACTGCAATATTACGCGCTGTTGTGACTAACTTGGTCCAATTCAGGTTGTCACAAGGTGGTTCTACCATCTCACAACAGTTAGCAAAGTTAACTCTCAATCTTGGTAAACGGAATTTATTCAATAAACTTACCGAATTATATTGTACATTTTATATCGAAAGCCAATATTCAAAGGAAGAAATTTTGGCAATGTATCTGAACCAAATATTTTTGGGAGAAGGGAATACTGGCGTGGAAGAGGCGGCCAGATATTATTTTCGTAAACCTGCATCGGAACTTAGTCCTGAAGAAGCTGCACTTTTAGTAGGAATCATTCCAGCACCAAGTGTGTATAACCCTGTTCGTAATTTAGGCATTGCACTTTCTCGCCAAAAACGAGTGTTATACGACATGGCGCGAAATCAAGAGCTTCATCCTTCGCAAAAAGATATCCCTGTGAAGTTTTCAGACTCTATTGAAGTTAATTTAAAACGTTTTCGAACGATTTACAAAGTGAAAGAATCAAAAGACGAAGATGGGAATCCAAAGTATTCAAGTGAAATTGGGAAATACGGAGCGGATAAAGACTTCCGTGTTAATTTAGCTCCCGATTTTAATGCAGAGATCAGAAGGTTTATTCTCGAAAAGTTTTCCAATGAGGATTTGGAAGAAAGAGGACTTCTTGTTTATACGACTTTAGATTTGGAAAAACAAAGGTTCGCAGAAGAAGCATTGAGAATTGGAGTTGATTCTGTACGAGCAGATCTTTCCAAACAAGAGTTAGAGTATCAAAGTAAAGGTAAAGCTGATTTAGCGGAAGTGACAAGAGGGATTTTACCCCAACTCAGTGGATCGATGATTTCTTTGGATCCAGAAACGGGAGATGTAGAAGCACTTGTGGGAGGGTATAAAATATCCAATGTTTTTCGTTTTAATCGTGCTGAAGAGGCAAAACGACAACCTGGTTCCACAATCAAGGCATTGGTATATGCATTGGCTTTCGAAAAACGTATCGTAAATCCATCCTCAAAAATCAAAGATGAGAAATTAGATATTTCGGGTTATTCACCCAAAAACTGGTATAAGGGTTATAAAGGTGAGATAACTGTCCGCCAAGCGTTAGCACAATCAGTTAATACGGTCTCCGTCAAATTATTACACGAAGTTGGGATTTCGTATTTCATCCAAAAATTAAGTGCCATTTTATCCATTCCTGAAGAAGAAGCAGAACAAAGATTCCAACGGAATCTTTCGCTTGCCCTTGGTTCTGGGGAACTGAGTCCAATGGAATTATCAACAATCTATGCGACACTCATGAATGGCGGTAGACGTGTTACTCCCAGAAAAATTATCAAAATCACAGATATGGATGGGAACGAGTTTTACAATACAATTCCCAACGAAGCCGCCGAACAGATATTAGACCCAGTTGCTTGTGCAATGGCAATTAACACGTTACAGTCAGTCCTCACTGAAGAAGGAACCATGACCCTTAAACGTAAAGAAGGGGAGCCTTTTTTGTATGCTGGAAAAACTGGAACAGTGCAATCACCTAAACTGAAATCATCGAAATGGAAAGGCATTAAGGGTGTTAGAGATGTTTGGTTTGCAGGACTTACTCCAAGAAATGTAACTGTTGTTTGGGTAGGCCATGATGAAGGTGCACCTTTTCCTGGCTCCGGTTCCGGAGTATCAGGTGGAATTTGGTATCGATACATTCAAAATGTAAAATCCAAATTGGGAATGGGGAACCAACTCATTCCAAGTTTTGTCGGGGATTTTGTGAAGGTAGATGTTTGTGCGGATGATGGTACACTCATTGAAAATAATCCCGAGTATGTATGCAAAGTGCCTCTTTATGCACAGTATTATTATATAGGTGATTTACCTCCCAAACGCATCGGATTTAACAAATCGGAACCACAACCTAATCCTCTATCACAACCTAACAATCTGGAAGACGATGATTCTGAGATTTCAACTTATAATGCAGATGGTTCTAAAACACAACCAGCAGCAGTTGATTCAGTGGAATTGGAACCACCTCTTATAGATAATCGGCGAGTTCGTTATAACGAAGAAAATCCTTAG
- the lon gene encoding endopeptidase La, whose amino-acid sequence METNEFWENPTKLARLEDTLPKQIFLLPIKVRPVFPGIITPLIVPPGRFIQSIEESSKGAGFLGLILLKEDESELPSEDNIFQIGVVARILKKINLPDGGMNILVNTIQRFKINSIHTKEPMLIANVSYPEEELGTSKNNIKALMRTLLILTKELAQNNPLFTEDMKLTMMNVNEPAKMADFVCSILNLEKEEYQSVIEAIPINDRLEKVLLFLKKEIELVVLQKKIQEQINDKIDNQQRQFFLREQLKAIQQELGVGEDKTEQKYDKLLTRLKSIPVAEEIIVEVEREIDKFKNSDPISSDYNVIRNYLDLVDSLPWEKPVAKDINLLHAKKVLNRDHHKLEDVKERILEFLAVHKLNPKSKGSILCLVGPPGVGKTSIAKSIAEALGRKFYRFSVGGVRDEAEIKGHRRTYIGAMPGKLINALKITKERDTVILLDEIDKMSQGYQGDPQAALLEVLDPEQNFNFRDHYLDLPFDLSDVLFIATANTFEPIPRVLLDRMEVIQLSGYITEEKVQIFQKYLWSKIFIKNGLNPDLFSMKKETVSHLINSYSRESGLRGLEKTFDKLVRKLALKQVLKEKYSKEIREKDLVEYLGPPPFVDDRMTIPKVPGTALGLAWTNAGGSTLLIEAVLIPGKGGLTLTGQMGKMMEESANIALSFVKNYLNNDALFEKKAIHLHVPDGATPKDGPSAGITMATAILSLVSNRIVNPGFGMTGELTLTGEVLAIGGLREKIVAAKRVGIKKIIFPKDNEKAFQEIPDYVKKGVTFYPVTRFEEVESLVFPKTKSKKK is encoded by the coding sequence TTGGAAACGAATGAATTTTGGGAAAACCCAACCAAATTGGCAAGACTAGAAGATACTTTACCGAAACAGATCTTTTTACTTCCGATCAAAGTACGACCTGTTTTTCCTGGTATCATCACACCTCTCATCGTTCCTCCAGGTAGGTTCATTCAGTCCATTGAGGAGTCGTCCAAAGGTGCTGGATTTTTGGGTCTCATCTTGTTAAAAGAAGATGAATCTGAACTTCCTTCCGAAGATAATATTTTTCAAATTGGTGTTGTTGCGAGGATTCTAAAAAAAATCAACTTACCTGATGGTGGGATGAATATATTGGTGAATACAATCCAACGGTTTAAGATTAATTCCATTCACACCAAAGAACCAATGTTAATTGCAAATGTGAGTTACCCAGAAGAAGAATTGGGCACAAGTAAAAATAACATCAAGGCACTCATGCGAACCTTACTCATTTTGACTAAGGAACTTGCACAAAACAATCCCTTGTTTACGGAAGATATGAAGTTAACGATGATGAATGTGAATGAACCAGCGAAGATGGCTGATTTTGTTTGTTCCATTCTCAATTTGGAAAAAGAAGAATACCAATCAGTCATTGAAGCCATTCCAATCAATGATCGACTCGAAAAAGTATTACTTTTTTTGAAAAAGGAAATTGAGTTAGTCGTTTTACAGAAAAAAATCCAAGAACAAATCAACGATAAAATTGATAACCAACAAAGGCAATTTTTCTTAAGAGAACAGTTAAAGGCCATTCAGCAAGAGTTAGGTGTTGGGGAAGATAAAACAGAACAAAAATATGATAAACTACTCACTCGTTTAAAATCCATTCCCGTTGCGGAAGAGATTATCGTTGAAGTGGAACGTGAGATTGATAAATTCAAAAATTCAGATCCTATTTCAAGTGATTATAATGTCATTCGGAATTATTTGGATTTGGTGGATAGCCTTCCATGGGAAAAACCAGTGGCAAAAGATATCAACTTACTCCATGCTAAAAAGGTTTTAAACCGTGACCATCATAAGTTAGAAGATGTAAAAGAAAGGATTTTAGAATTTTTAGCGGTTCACAAATTAAACCCAAAAAGTAAGGGTTCCATTCTTTGTTTAGTTGGTCCTCCTGGAGTTGGAAAAACTTCGATCGCAAAATCCATTGCAGAAGCACTCGGACGAAAGTTTTATCGTTTTTCTGTAGGTGGTGTGAGAGATGAAGCAGAGATCAAAGGCCATAGGCGAACCTATATTGGTGCTATGCCAGGTAAACTCATCAATGCACTGAAGATCACCAAAGAAAGAGATACAGTCATTTTACTCGATGAAATTGATAAGATGTCACAAGGTTACCAAGGAGATCCACAAGCAGCTCTTCTTGAGGTTCTTGACCCAGAACAAAATTTTAATTTTAGAGACCATTACTTAGATCTTCCGTTTGATTTATCAGATGTTCTTTTTATTGCCACTGCCAATACCTTTGAACCCATCCCAAGAGTATTACTCGATCGTATGGAAGTGATCCAACTGTCTGGTTATATCACTGAAGAAAAGGTACAAATCTTTCAAAAGTATTTGTGGAGTAAAATCTTCATTAAAAATGGATTAAATCCTGATTTGTTTTCAATGAAAAAGGAAACAGTGAGTCATCTCATCAACTCCTATTCAAGAGAATCGGGTCTCCGTGGTCTTGAAAAAACTTTTGATAAATTGGTTCGTAAACTTGCCCTTAAACAAGTGTTAAAGGAAAAGTATTCCAAAGAAATTCGTGAAAAAGATTTGGTCGAATACTTAGGACCTCCTCCTTTTGTTGATGATCGAATGACAATTCCTAAAGTTCCAGGAACGGCTCTCGGACTTGCTTGGACCAATGCCGGTGGATCAACATTACTCATTGAAGCTGTCCTTATCCCTGGTAAGGGTGGTTTGACTCTTACTGGACAAATGGGAAAAATGATGGAAGAGTCAGCAAACATTGCTTTATCTTTTGTGAAAAATTATTTAAACAATGATGCCTTATTTGAGAAAAAAGCAATCCACTTACACGTCCCAGATGGTGCAACTCCCAAAGATGGTCCAAGTGCAGGGATCACGATGGCAACAGCAATATTATCACTTGTCTCCAATCGTATCGTCAACCCAGGATTTGGTATGACAGGTGAGTTAACATTAACAGGTGAGGTATTGGCAATTGGTGGGTTACGTGAAAAAATTGTAGCTGCCAAACGTGTTGGAATTAAAAAAATTATCTTTCCAAAAGATAATGAAAAAGCATTCCAAGAAATACCTGATTACGTGAAAAAAGGTGTTACCTTCTATCCTGTCACTCGATTTGAAGAAGTGGAATCATTGGTTTTTCCTAAAACAAAGAGTAAGAAAAAATGA